The following is a genomic window from Polaribacter atrinae.
GAGGTAAAAGTGCTTTTATTCTTTTTTCATGAGCATCTGCACTTTCACTACTAGCACAATGCCGCATATAAACAGAATATTGCATCATAGTAAAACCATCTTTTAAAAGGTTTTTACGAAATTGTTGAGCGTTTCTTCTATCTTTTTTTGTTTCTGTTGGTAAATCAAAAAATACAAATAACCACATAACCCTATATTTATTTAGTTCCATAAATTTGGATATACAATTTTTCTTGTTTTACCACTAAAGCATTGCTGCAAAGAACTTGTTGTACTAGATAAAGCTACCATTAATGGGCTTTCTTTATCTTTAAAATATACCGTTTGTGTAAGAATACTTAGCAAATCTAGTTTTATTGGAGTGATGAGGTCTTGTTCATCATAATTTTTCATAATTTCCATAACTTTTGCATCTACTAATGGTCTGTAAGGCTCCATTATATCATCTGCTAAACAAAATGCATTGTATTTATTATGATGATGAATTCCTAAAGTACTTAACAAGCCACTGCCAGAAAGTGCTCTTGCAACAGCTGCCCTTAAAACAATATACCCATAATTTAAAAACAAATTTGGATACACTCCTACGCGTTCTCTTTTAAAATTGAAGTCAAAAATATTTTTCCAATAGTAAGAAGCTGAAACAGCTTCCCTGTTATCAGAATCTCCACTTAAAACTTTTGATGCATAATAATCTAAAGGACTATTGTTTTTTCCAAGTTTCTTTAAAATTTGAGCTTGATTACTAATCTTCAATTTAACAATTTGTTGCCACAACTGTTTCTTTAAAGGTTCAGTCGCATTAATTTGATTTACAAAATGTCTTTGCTGTATATGATGATTATCTAAATTTAATAACATACTTTGAGGCATATGTTTATTATCGCAAAAGATTACACTAACATTATGACTTGTCAGTTTAGATAGTGCTGGAACAGAAATATATGTTTCTTGATTTTCTATAACTATAAAACCAATGTCTTCTATAGGTACTGTTTTTACAATTTGTGTGTCATTTTTTATTACTAGCTGTTCATATTTAGTTGTTAATGAGCATTTATTACTAAAGAAAAGGGTTCTTTTAATCATGTTTTTCTTTTAAAAGTAAGAAATTCCTCTATGAATCATCTATTTAAATTATAAAAGCTATTTTTTAGTATCCTACATTAGGGATAGTAAAGTTTACAATATTAAAATATAAGGCACAGTTTTAGGCACACTAAAAATAATAGAGTAGAGGTAAGTACCATAAACAATAATAAACCTAGAGAAGGTTCGAATCCTTCAGGGCTCACTTAAACCTTACTAGAAATAGTAAGGTTTTTTGTTTTATATAGTTTTTGTAATACTTCTCTTATAATTACTTTTTAAGTAAAAAGTTAACTCTCAGTAATTAACAATTTTTCTATAATTTTTCATTTAATTACAAAGTTCAATTCAGTAAGAATAAGCAACTAATAGTATATATTCGCACTCCATTTTTTTTAAAGATTTACTAACCTAGAAATTCTAAATATATACATGAGTAACGTAAAAAACTGGTTAAATTATTACAAGAACAGTTTAACAGACAGTGAAAACTTAGCTGTAGACATTTCTAGAATTAAAAACTTATTTCATCAAAATTATTGCGATTTAAGCAAAGCAACCATTAGTGCTAAAAATGCTGCTGAAATGCTTGATGTAGAAGAGAAAAGAATTAATAGGTTAAAAGGAGTTGCTAAGAAAGATAGCGATAATTGGCATAAAGTGTTTGATGCAGAAATTATTATAGCCCCTTTTCAGTTAGATTTTCAATCTGATGATCCTAATTTTAAACAAAAAACAATTCATCCATTTTGGATTACGGCAAGAGTAAATCGCTTAGGTCAATTATCAGCTCCAAGAGAAATTTTCCCATTAATAGTTCGTAATTATTTAGATCCAATTGCAGAGGTTGGTAATGATTTTATTTTTTCATCCATAGAAACAATTTCAGAAGCTAGAGAAATAGAAGAACCAGAAGTAGAGGAAGAAGAAGAATTAGATTGGGCTTCTTATTGGAATTATGTTAGTTTAGTTTTTTTAGAAATTACAGGAATAAGCATAGATGATTATAGAGCTGAAGGATATAAGACGAATAACAAAGTAACTTATTTTGCTAGAAGTTCTAAAATATCAGCAGCAAAAAGCATTCTATTTCTGTATGAGAATTTAATAAATGAAACAGAAGAGCTTCCGTTAATTTCAAAAATAATAAATCCAAGAAATAGAGAGCGAAGAGATCCAATTACCGACAGAGGTTTTTTAGATTACAATCATTTGCATTTAGGGCAAATGTCTAATGAATTTCCACTTTCTATTAGTCAACGTAAAACTTTACTATCGTATTTTACGGCAGAAGAAAATGCAATTACTGCAGTAAACGGACCTCCAGGAACCGGTAAAACAACCTTGTTGCAAAGTTTGGTAGCAACAGAAGTGGTTAGAGCAGCAATTAATGGAGAAGAAGCTCCTGTTATTTTGGCGTGTTCAACAAATAACCAAGCGGTAACCAATATTATAGATAGTTTTATAAACTCTAAAAGTACAATGGGTAATTTAGCAGAACGCTGGATTCCTGGTTTTAATGGCTATGCTACATATTTACCATCAAGTTCTAAAAGTGAAAAATCTCTAAAAGGGATCAATTACCTTAAAGGGAACATGTTTGGTAATGAAGGTACTTTGTGTGATTTAGAAAACGAAGACTATTTATACGATGCTAAGAATTTTTTTTATAGCAGATATTTAGATTACTTTGGTTTCGGAGCAAACTCATTAGAAGATATCTGTAATCATCTTCAAGAAGAAATTTCAGTGATAGAGGATAATTTAATGGAGGGAGTTCAAATCTCTCAAAATTATTTGTCGTCTATAGAAAAGGTGAATAACTTACTACTCGATAAGAATAATCACATAAAAAAAAATGTAATTAAAATATCAAAATTACAAGAGTGGAGAGATATTATTGTCAAGATAAAAACACTTTCTAAAGAAGGAAATTTTATCAATGAAATAAAACGGTATTTTCAAGTAGATTCAGAAGAAGGTACCAATAACTCAGAACATCTTTTTATTGTAAATAAAGAAACTCTTACAGATGATAAAACAGCACTTACTTTTATAAAAAAATGTATTGCAGATCTTAATTTAGCTTTGTCGTCAAACTTAAAACTAAAAAACTGGAAACATCAAAATGATATAACAGGCTATCCTTTTATTTCAGAAGAACAAATGTGGGAGTTCGAGTATGAAAAAATGGAGTCTAAAGACAAAACACATCGATTTTTTTATGATGAAATAGATTTAAGTTTACGTCATAAAGCCTTTTTACTAGCAACTCATTACTGGGAGGCAAGGTGGATTTTAGAAACAGAAGATGTTTTAGAAAATGAAACAGAAAAAGGAACCGGAGAAAAAACAGTCATTGCAAAATGGAAACGAAGAGCAATGTTAACACCTTGTTTTGTTGCAACGTTATATACAGCACCAACACACTTTTTATTTAGCCAATTTCAAGGAGAAAATGAAAACGGAAAACCAATTTTCGAATACCTCCCGCTATTTAATTTTCTAGATTTATTAATTATTGATGAAGCTGGTCAGGTAACACCAGAAGTTAGTATTCCAATATTTTCATTGGCTCAAAAAGCAATTGTTGTGGGAGATTTAAAACAGATAGAGCCAATTTGGTCTATTCCTCCAAAAATCGATTATGGAAATTTAACCGATCAAAATATTGTTACAGATCTCGCTCAAAAAGAATATTTAAATCAAATAGGTTTCTTAGCGTCTAGTGGAAGTATCATGAAAATGTCTCAAAACGCTTGTGAATATGAAACCCCATTAATTACTACAAAAGAAAATGGCTTATTATTGTTAGAGCATAGAAGATGTAATGATGAAATAATTGGGTTTTGCAATGAGTTAGCCTATGATGGTATTTTAAAACCCATGAAAGGGAAAGCGCATAAAGACCAAATATTTGCGTCCATGATGGCATATCACGTAGAAGGGTATAGCGAACGTAAATTTAACAGTCGTCATAATATGAATGAGGTAAAAGCCATCATTTTATGGATAAATAGGCATAAAGAAGACATACAAAAGGCATATAAGGTAGATAATATCGAAAGTGTTTTAGGTATAATTACACCATTTGCAAGTCAGAAAACAGAACTTTCTAAAGCATTAATAGAATCTGGATTTAAAGTTAATGACATAAAACTAGGAACCGTACATGCTTTGCAAGGAGCAGAGCGCAATATTGTTTTGTTTAGTTCAGTATATAGTAATGAAGATGAAGGTGTACTTTTTTTTGATAGAGATAATAAGCCAAACATGTTAAATGTTGCTGTTTCTAGAGCAAGAGATAGTTTTATTCTCTTTGGAGATACCAGAATTTTTGATGAAACAAAGAGCACGCCATCCGGAATTTTAAAAAAACACTTAAATATGTTCGAAATGCCTACGTAAGTACTAAATTTAATTATGTCACCAAGGTAATACTTTAAAATTATATAGACCTTACTAGAAATAGTAAGTTTTTTTTAGTTTTAAAGAAGTTTGTAATAATCTAAAATAGTAGCATTATTTATATCCGAGCTCATTTATTCATTAACAATAAAGAGGTCAAGGAGTAGTTTTTTAGAAGTTACTGGTAGAATTTTTTCTTTTGGGTGTTCCCTTTTTTAGTTCAATTCTAAAATAGTCCACATTATATATAAAGACATTCATTTAATTTCAAAGCAGTTTTTAGATAAAAAAGGTCGGGCTTTGCACTATATCTTTTTGCGAAAAGCAAAAAGGATGCCGTTACAATCCCTAACACAAAGCCTGTAATTGTAATTAGCAAGAAGAAACCAAGCCTAGAAAGAGCCATTTTAACAAATAGACACCCATTTGTTCTTCATGTAAAAAAACGTCATTGCGAGACACGAAGCAATCCCTTTATTTCAATAAATTAAGCTTCAGAGTAAATCGAAGCTTTCTATACTTGTCTTCTATTTATTAGATTTTTTTAGGTTTTAATCTATTTACAAAGTTTCTACTTTACTATAGAAAAGATCTTTTTCGTAATTTCCTTTCTGTTAAAATTAAAAAATAATCATTTAGATACTTTATTTAAAAGCTAAAAAAACAAATCCAAGTAGCCTAGTAAACTTATTTAGACAAAAAAATCAGCGCAAACTCTTCAATGTTTTTGAAGCTATTATGTTGTATAAAGTAGTTGCCATGCCTAAACCCCACATAAAACCCAATACGCTTAAAAAATATTCAAAAAAATAGAGCTTATAAATCACTAAAAACAAGTATGTTAAAGTGAAGTGTAAAATTAAATTAAAATAAGTGTAAAAAAATAGTTGTTAGATTAAAAATGAGTTGTAAGTTTGCACCCGCTAACGGATATAGTAGTTTGTTAGTTTCGTTCATTAAAATTTGCTTTAAGTCTTTAGAGAACTTTATTAAGAAGGTGTTAAAGATTTAATCTTAGGTTTAAAAACAAATAGAAAAAAGTTTATTTTTTTATTGTCAGATTAGAAATAGTTTGTATGTTTGCAGCCGCTAAGAAATGCAGCGAAAAACAATCATAGAAAATTTGGAATGACTATTAAATAAGTCAGTTAGTTCGATTCTAACGTTTCTACAAATTGAATTTTAAATACCTGTTTAAATACAGGGAGTGCAAGATTTAAGAAGTTCATTGAAAATATTGAAATTGACAGCGTAATTAAAGAGTAGAATAACCATGTTTAGATTTATTTAAACAAATTCTTTTGAAACTTATTCATTATAATATTTACAATATACAATGAAGAGTTTGATCCTGGCTCAGGATGAACGCTAGCGGCAGGCTTAACACATGCAAGTCGAGGGGTAACATTGTGCTTGCACAGATGACGACCGGCGCACGGGTGCGTAACGCGTATAGAACCTACCTTTTACTGAGGGATAGCCTTTAGAAATGAAGATTAATACCTCATAGTATTGAGACTTGGCATCGAGTTTTAATTAAAGATTTATTGGTAAAAGATGGCTATGCGTCCTATTAGTTAGATGGTAAGGTAACGGCTTACCATGACTTTGATAGGTAGGGGTCCTGAGAGGGAGATCCCCCACACTGGTACTGAGACACGGACCAGACTCCTACGGGAGGCAGCAGTGAGGAATATTGGGCAATGGAGGCAACTCTGACCCAGCCATGCCGCGTGCAGGAAGACTGCCCTATGGGTTGTAAACTGCTTTTATACAGGAAGAAACACTGGTATGTATACCAGCTTGACGGTACTGTAAGAATAAGGACCGGCTAACTCCGTGCCAGCAGCCGCGGTAATACGGAGGGTCCGAGCGTTATCCGGAATCATTGGGTTTAAAGGGTCCGCAGGCGGTCAATTAAGTCAGAGGTGAAATCCCATAGCTCAACTATGGAACTGCCTTTGATACTGGTTGACTTGAGTCATATGGAAGTAGATAGAATGTGTAGTGTAGCGGTGAAATGCATAGATATTACACAGAATACCGATTGCGAAGGCAGTCTACTACGTATGTACTGACGCTGAGGGACGAAAGCGTGGGGAGCGAACAGGATTAGATACCCTGGTAGTCCACGCCGTAAACGATGGATACTAGTTGTTGGGCATTAGCTCAGTGACTAAGCGAAAGTGATAAGTATCCCACCTGGGGAGTACGGTCGCAAGACTGAAACTCAAAGGAATTGACGGGGGCCCGCACAAGCGGTGGAGCATGTGGTTTAATTCGATGATACGCGAGGAACCTTACCAGGGCTTAAATGTAGTATGACAGGACTAGAGATAGTTTTTTCTTCGGACATATTACAAGGTGCTGCATGGTTGTCGTCAGCTCGTGCCGTGAGGTGTCAGGTTAAGTCCTATAACGAGCGCAACCCCTGTCGTTAGTTGCCAGCATGTTATGATGGGGACTCTAACGAGACTGCCTACGCAAGTAGTGAGGAAGGTGGGGATGACGTCAAATCATCACGGCCCTTACGTCCTGGGCCACACACGTGCTACAATGGTATGGACAATGAGCAGCCATCTGGCAACAGAGAGCGAATCTATAAACCATATCACAGTTCGGATCGGAGTCTGCAACTCGACTCCGTGAAGCTGGAATCGCTAGTAATCGGATATCAGCCATGATCCGGTGAATACGTTCCCGGGCCTTGTACACACCGCCCGTCAAGCCATGGAAGCTGGGAGTGCCTGAAGTCGGTCACCGCAAGGAGCCGCCTAGGGTAAAACTGGTAACTAGGGCTAAGTCGTAACAAGGTAGCCGTACCGGAAGGTGCGGCTGGAACACCTCCTTTCTAGAGAAAGATGGTGAGTTACAAAAAAAGGTCATTTTTACTCTTTGCTGTTAATTTTATAATATAAGTATTTTAAGCTATTATAGTCTCGTAGCTCAGCTGGTTAGAGCGCTACACTGATAATGTAGAGGTCGGCAGTTCGAGTCTGCCCGGGACTACAAAAAGCAAAATACTAAGGAAATTCTGGAAGTAAGAGGATTCTACATTCATAATTTAGGATTTATTCTGAATTTCATAATGGGGGATTAGCTCAGCTGGCTAGAGCGCTTGCCTTGCACGCAAGAGGTCATCGGTTCGACTCCGATATTCTCCACCAGGCAATGCCTGGAGATGATGTATATTATCTCTAGATTATTGCAGGAGAGCACTAATGATGATTTAAATTGTCAGTGGTGACTCACCACAAGTTCATTGACATATTGGTAAAATGATATCGTAAGAATCAAATAGATAGAGAACGATTAGATTTATCTAATCAAAAATTTTTTTATAAAAATATAAAAGAGTTCATTATAGTGTGGCAACACACTGTAGCAAAAAGTACAATAAGTTAAGTAAGGGCGTATGGCGGATGCCTAGGCTCTCAGAGACGACGAAGGACGTGATAAGCTGCGAAAAGCTACGGGGAGGGGCACATACCTTTTGATCCGTAGATCTCCGAATGGGGCAACCCGTCATGTTGAAGACATGTCACCTAGCAATAGGGGTAAACCCGGTGAACTGAAACATCTAAGTAACCGGAGGAAGAGAAAACAATAGTGATTCCGTTAGTAGTGGCGAGCGAACGCGGATTAGCCCAAACCTATTTTGTTACGGCAAAATAGGGGTTGTAGGGCCACGATATTCGAAGATAAGTGAATTAGAACAGTTTGGAAAGACTGACCATAGAGGGTGATAGTCCCGTAAAAGTAAGCGAATTATAGATAGTGGTACCCTGAGTAGTGCGGGACACGAGTAATCCTGTATGAATCCACCGGGACCATCCGGTAAGGCTAAATACTCCTGAGAGACCGATAGTGAACTAGTACCGTGAGGGAAAGGTGAAAAGAACCCTAAGTAAGGGAGTGAAATAGAACCTGAAACCGTACGCCTACAAGCGGTCGGAGCAGCATTTATGTTGTGACGGCGTGCCTTTTGCATAATGAGCCTACGAGTTACTGTTTCTAGCAAGGTTAATTGATTAAGTCAAGGAGCCGTAGCGAAAGCGAGTCTGAATAGGGCGCTTTAGTTAGTAGTAGTAGACGCGAAACCGAG
Proteins encoded in this region:
- the cas1 gene encoding type II CRISPR-associated endonuclease Cas1, which translates into the protein MIKRTLFFSNKCSLTTKYEQLVIKNDTQIVKTVPIEDIGFIVIENQETYISVPALSKLTSHNVSVIFCDNKHMPQSMLLNLDNHHIQQRHFVNQINATEPLKKQLWQQIVKLKISNQAQILKKLGKNNSPLDYYASKVLSGDSDNREAVSASYYWKNIFDFNFKRERVGVYPNLFLNYGYIVLRAAVARALSGSGLLSTLGIHHHNKYNAFCLADDIMEPYRPLVDAKVMEIMKNYDEQDLITPIKLDLLSILTQTVYFKDKESPLMVALSSTTSSLQQCFSGKTRKIVYPNLWN
- a CDS encoding AAA domain-containing protein, whose protein sequence is MSNVKNWLNYYKNSLTDSENLAVDISRIKNLFHQNYCDLSKATISAKNAAEMLDVEEKRINRLKGVAKKDSDNWHKVFDAEIIIAPFQLDFQSDDPNFKQKTIHPFWITARVNRLGQLSAPREIFPLIVRNYLDPIAEVGNDFIFSSIETISEAREIEEPEVEEEEELDWASYWNYVSLVFLEITGISIDDYRAEGYKTNNKVTYFARSSKISAAKSILFLYENLINETEELPLISKIINPRNRERRDPITDRGFLDYNHLHLGQMSNEFPLSISQRKTLLSYFTAEENAITAVNGPPGTGKTTLLQSLVATEVVRAAINGEEAPVILACSTNNQAVTNIIDSFINSKSTMGNLAERWIPGFNGYATYLPSSSKSEKSLKGINYLKGNMFGNEGTLCDLENEDYLYDAKNFFYSRYLDYFGFGANSLEDICNHLQEEISVIEDNLMEGVQISQNYLSSIEKVNNLLLDKNNHIKKNVIKISKLQEWRDIIVKIKTLSKEGNFINEIKRYFQVDSEEGTNNSEHLFIVNKETLTDDKTALTFIKKCIADLNLALSSNLKLKNWKHQNDITGYPFISEEQMWEFEYEKMESKDKTHRFFYDEIDLSLRHKAFLLATHYWEARWILETEDVLENETEKGTGEKTVIAKWKRRAMLTPCFVATLYTAPTHFLFSQFQGENENGKPIFEYLPLFNFLDLLIIDEAGQVTPEVSIPIFSLAQKAIVVGDLKQIEPIWSIPPKIDYGNLTDQNIVTDLAQKEYLNQIGFLASSGSIMKMSQNACEYETPLITTKENGLLLLEHRRCNDEIIGFCNELAYDGILKPMKGKAHKDQIFASMMAYHVEGYSERKFNSRHNMNEVKAIILWINRHKEDIQKAYKVDNIESVLGIITPFASQKTELSKALIESGFKVNDIKLGTVHALQGAERNIVLFSSVYSNEDEGVLFFDRDNKPNMLNVAVSRARDSFILFGDTRIFDETKSTPSGILKKHLNMFEMPT
- the cas2 gene encoding CRISPR-associated endonuclease Cas2 yields the protein MELNKYRVMWLFVFFDLPTETKKDRRNAQQFRKNLLKDGFTMMQYSVYMRHCASSESADAHEKRIKALLPPFGKVSILRITDKQYGNIMNFWGKVIVPKDPSPMQLELF